One Bdellovibrionota bacterium DNA segment encodes these proteins:
- a CDS encoding site-specific integrase — MGVYKKDQNWFIDYYVNHKRYRESVGPGTKRDAEKALAKRKVQIKENRIFDKKLHCDLTFEEMAKGFIDSSKGRPGTRARNETSCKHLVAYFKARKIRDIQPSDVEAYKESRSQDTKRNGKPIMVSTVNRELACMKAMFNHFIRDRKIDFNPVRDVSFFNEEHLQRDRVLTPEEFDTLLDAASPDLRPILELAYYTAMRKGEILNLTWDKVDVRKGFIHLTPEDTKTSRKRDIPLNAHLVDLLTHKVRRLHCDYVFDFRGKRLGNFKTAFKNACRRAGIENFHFHDLRHTAITRWVKAGIPESAVMMVSGHRTRSVFDRYVNLKTEDVKELMERADSGGASNSALAQKGMLSPRPN, encoded by the coding sequence ATGGGCGTCTATAAAAAGGATCAGAACTGGTTCATTGACTATTACGTCAACCACAAACGCTATCGAGAAAGTGTCGGCCCAGGGACCAAACGAGACGCGGAGAAGGCGCTTGCGAAGCGAAAGGTACAGATCAAGGAAAACCGAATCTTCGATAAGAAGCTACACTGCGACCTGACGTTTGAGGAAATGGCGAAGGGTTTTATTGATTCCTCGAAGGGAAGGCCCGGGACTCGTGCGCGTAACGAGACTTCGTGCAAGCACCTTGTTGCATATTTCAAGGCGCGGAAAATCCGAGACATCCAACCATCCGACGTGGAAGCCTATAAGGAATCTCGATCACAGGATACGAAGCGCAACGGGAAACCCATCATGGTGAGTACCGTGAACCGTGAGCTGGCGTGCATGAAAGCGATGTTTAATCATTTCATCCGGGACCGGAAGATCGATTTCAACCCCGTGCGGGATGTATCGTTTTTCAACGAAGAACATCTTCAGCGGGATCGCGTACTGACACCGGAGGAGTTTGATACGTTGCTGGACGCCGCCTCTCCGGATCTCCGGCCCATCCTTGAGCTTGCCTACTACACGGCCATGCGGAAAGGGGAGATACTGAACCTGACTTGGGACAAGGTAGATGTTCGAAAGGGTTTTATTCATCTCACCCCCGAGGACACGAAAACCTCTCGAAAGCGGGACATTCCTCTCAATGCGCACCTGGTCGATTTACTCACGCATAAAGTGCGTCGCCTTCACTGCGACTACGTGTTCGACTTTAGGGGGAAGCGCCTTGGAAACTTCAAGACAGCGTTTAAGAACGCCTGTAGGCGCGCGGGAATTGAAAACTTCCACTTTCATGACCTTCGCCATACTGCGATTACGAGATGGGTGAAGGCGGGGATACCGGAGAGCGCGGTAATGATGGTTTCTGGGCACCGAACAAGAAGCGTCTTTGATCGGTACGTGAATCTCAAGACGGAAGACGTGAAGGAGCTAATGGAAAGGGCAGACAGTGGAGGCGCGTCGAATTCAGCACTCGCACAGAAGGGCATGCTTTCTCCTCGCCCGAATTAG
- a CDS encoding bifunctional DNA primase/polymerase produces MNPARATKEAAQEYAERAHKVFPVYAVDEFGNCRCRAGTACNSPGKHPAVSNWKVEATNDPNRAGQWFGGEMRHNIGLATGAASGVSVLDIDEREGLASFVELFGYSPENHPGYKVKTPRGWHTYFQYDPTVSENRVGLLPGLDFRSDGGYVVAPPSTHSSRKSYYEIYDGHTESAPLPESLRNILKVFSAQPSAASGKIKNGTRNAHLYRLGRGLHAKGVSRLTIDCALQKENEVNLEEPLGEQELERIIRQVYEQPDRCDFLSSQEGVNEKEEKLSLIHISALLSEAQTEISYVWDKIIAENTLNLLAAHPKAGKSTLAYALGLAISRGVTFLGHCTKESPVIFYSIEEPKSIVKKRLESFGAVPKDQIHLAMTRHPKMNEAISRLEQSIRQHPGCFVVIDTLGKFWNVKDENNNAEVQAALNSLIDLAHNQNCTILLIHHEKKNVEGGRGSGSTIRGASTILAAIDQGLILSTLQGGNKNRRKMEIVGRLFESPDTILFEFSNWNYQFLGYDTSDIEGNRNDQVKQVLSKTEGKGIKQICDEVGLKDGAVRKALSQLKDEIIEERGAGTGTPRLYKLR; encoded by the coding sequence ATGAATCCGGCGCGCGCAACTAAAGAAGCTGCACAGGAATATGCCGAGCGCGCGCACAAAGTATTCCCCGTTTATGCCGTAGATGAATTTGGAAATTGCCGATGCCGAGCGGGCACTGCATGCAATAGTCCGGGAAAACATCCGGCTGTCAGTAACTGGAAGGTCGAGGCAACAAACGACCCCAATAGAGCTGGTCAATGGTTTGGTGGCGAAATGAGACATAACATTGGGCTTGCAACTGGTGCGGCGTCAGGAGTCTCCGTGCTTGATATTGATGAAAGAGAGGGTCTCGCTTCTTTTGTCGAACTCTTCGGATATTCCCCGGAAAATCACCCAGGCTATAAGGTTAAAACGCCACGGGGTTGGCACACCTATTTTCAATATGATCCGACTGTTAGTGAAAACCGTGTAGGGCTCCTTCCAGGCCTCGATTTTCGATCAGACGGCGGATACGTAGTTGCGCCTCCGAGTACTCACTCATCCAGGAAGTCGTATTACGAAATATATGACGGTCATACCGAGAGCGCTCCACTACCCGAATCATTGCGAAATATTCTAAAGGTCTTTAGCGCGCAACCTTCAGCGGCCTCGGGAAAAATAAAGAATGGCACGCGGAATGCTCATTTGTATCGACTTGGCCGTGGTTTGCACGCGAAGGGTGTTTCGCGGCTGACAATTGATTGCGCCCTGCAGAAAGAGAATGAGGTCAATCTAGAAGAGCCCCTCGGAGAACAAGAGCTTGAACGGATCATTCGGCAAGTTTATGAGCAACCTGACCGGTGCGACTTTCTTTCTTCCCAAGAGGGGGTAAATGAAAAAGAAGAGAAGTTATCTCTAATTCATATATCGGCTCTGCTGAGCGAGGCTCAGACAGAAATCAGCTATGTCTGGGACAAGATCATAGCGGAAAATACACTTAATCTCCTCGCTGCCCATCCGAAAGCGGGTAAAAGCACTTTAGCTTACGCCTTGGGCCTCGCAATTTCACGGGGCGTAACTTTCCTTGGACACTGTACAAAGGAGTCCCCCGTAATTTTCTATTCGATTGAAGAGCCTAAATCGATAGTAAAAAAACGTTTGGAATCCTTTGGCGCAGTACCAAAAGATCAAATTCACCTCGCAATGACGCGCCATCCAAAAATGAACGAGGCAATATCTCGTCTTGAACAATCGATTCGGCAGCATCCGGGGTGTTTTGTTGTGATCGACACCCTAGGAAAGTTTTGGAACGTCAAGGATGAGAACAATAACGCCGAAGTTCAAGCGGCCCTCAATTCGCTTATAGATCTAGCCCACAATCAAAACTGTACGATCCTCCTAATTCATCATGAAAAAAAGAATGTTGAGGGTGGTCGAGGATCAGGTTCGACGATTCGCGGAGCCTCTACGATTCTAGCTGCGATAGACCAGGGACTGATATTGAGCACCTTACAGGGTGGTAACAAGAATCGGAGAAAAATGGAGATTGTCGGTCGGCTCTTTGAATCGCCGGACACCATCCTTTTTGAATTTTCGAATTGGAACTATCAATTCCTAGGTTATGACACCAGCGATATTGAGGGGAATCGAAACGATCAAGTAAAGCAGGTTCTCTCCAAAACGGAGGGAAAAGGAATAAAACAGATCTGTGACGAGGTTGGACTGAAAGATGGTGCTGTCAGGAAGGCCTTGTCTCAGTTGAAGGACGAAATCATCGAAGAAAGGGGCGCGGGAACTGGAACACCGCGACTCTATAAACTGAGGTGA